A stretch of DNA from Kwoniella mangroviensis CBS 8507 chromosome 1 map unlocalized Ctg01, whole genome shotgun sequence:
gaggaagggacATGCTTGGTGGTTTCGTCCGAACCTTGAGAATGTTGCAAGGATGGTGTAGAGTCGATGGCATTGAGAGGCTGAGAATGctggaaatgatgatgagtagaaGACGATTGATTGGCGCTCTGAGGCGTGGGAGTCGTTCCAGTATCCTGCGACCAAACCGTGGGCGCGGTTTCCGTGGTAGCTGTCCTTGGTGCTGGACTCCTCGAGCCTTCATTGACCACCTCGGTCTTCTCAGGTTCTTCAGTGAGTTGACCGAATCCTTCGTTGGAAGCATCCGCAATAGGAGCAAGATCGCCTCCGATAGAGGAGGCCGTTTGCCTTGTTGATCCTTGAGATCCCTGTTTCGAGCTTCCTCCACTAGCCTTTCTATCTCCAGAAGGTGCGACGCCAGCAGAAGGAGCGGCGATACCAGCTGCGGTGAATTGACTTTTCATGGTACGCATACTGTTCTCGCGAGTGGCAATGTCTGTTCGTTCGGTGATGGGCGTTAGAGGACGGACTTGTGTATCTGGAGCTTGACCTGTACCTGAAGGATTGTCACCAAATGTCAAAGGTGGCaatcgataatctccttcAGGCCGAGGTGTAggtttttcctcttcttccacctcctcttcccgTTGATCGACAGTTTCATTTGCCACGCGTAACTGACCTTCGATCTTACGCTGAACCAGGTTGGCAAAGGTGGCTCTGACGGAGGGGAGTTGAGGTATGCGGAAGTCGGACATCATAGCTTCAtcgatggagaggaagaggttcTATATGGGTAAAGCGTAATCAATATCACATCCGAGTATCGTGCGAAGAATGCTGGGCACTTACGGTTCTATCCTCACCTTGAGGGTAGGCGAAGAACAGACTCTTTGGATTCCTTGGGTCCCAATTATACTTCTCTGGTCTACCATAAAGACCGAATACGTCATGGAAGCCTAGTAAGATGTGAAAGATCAGTCGATGATACCTTTATAGGCGCTAGAAAATGCTTTCACTAACCTGTGACCCATTTCATCATATTGCTCAACGGTGTGGTACCGTTCTGACCATGATGGTGTGATTTTTCCCCACTGGGTCCATCACCAGGTCCTTCAGGCATCAACAATGCCCATCCCGAATCACGGAGTCTTCCTTCGATGGTCACCATATCTCCAGATACTCGACCAACAACCTTGCACagattcgatgatgacatgacTTCTAGACGTTCGGGGAAGACAGAGTAGCTGTAACAGTGAATCACGCGATGAGCATAGGCTCGTCCTCATATATACAAGGAGGACTCACCATTGAGTGACGTTCGTGATGGTCAAAACAGGAGTGACAGAAGTTTTGTTCTTCGCTGTTCTAGGCTCGTTGTAAAACGTAGCCATCGCTACACCGGTATTCGGTTCTTGTACAGgttgatctttctctttatcacCCATACCAAAGAAACTCTTCCTGCgtcccttcttctcatcatctttactAGCCTCGTCTGATCCAGGTACACTCAACACGACGTAtaatctcttccaatctgtTCCTCccatcactctcaccctGACCCATCCTTCCATTCTACCTTTGACTAGATCAGATTTAGGTTCTGTCCCACCAGACTGGATCAGATGTCCAGTAtagatctcttccaacctcgATCTTTCCCATGCCGCTAGACGTAAGCCGATAGCCCACTTGGCCAAATCTCGCTCGGACGGGCACGAGAAGAGTAATCGATTGGACCCAGCTGTGTTGAGCGAGAAGACGTGATGGTGTGGATGAGAAGTGGGtcgatgaggtggaggaggaagaggtgcAAGTAATTCGAGTGAGGAGTCAGTGACGTTGAAGTATGTTGGGGGtaccttctctcctttcgaAGCTGCCAGACGAGTTTCTTTCATAGACCACATTGCTAAAGCGAATCCACGTCAGCTGAGTCCTTCGATTAATATGGCGGCCATGAGGGGAACGAGGCAGCTCACAGAGCGATATTCCAGAAAGTTGTAACCATACAGCATCCCAATCATTAGCAGCAGTTCCCGGCTGACCTTGTCTATAGTAGGTTTTCGAAACGTCAGCTGATGCGGCTTCCTTTTAACGATTGCAGTCGAAGGGGTGTTCCACTCACTTGGGCTGTCCACCCGCACTGGTTCTCGCTAGAATCATCTCCAACTCTGGCGGACTGGTGACATACGTTTTCTGAGGTTGATGAGCTATCAACTCTACAATCCTATCAAAACGCTTCAGGACCCCACCAAAAGTTGGGTTCGGATTGCTCGCGGCACCGGGAGGAGGACCATTAAGGGAAGAGTTTctgggtgagttgattttAGCagctggtgcaggtggtgtATGCTGATCTATCGgcatggaagatgatcttggcATTCTCTGATTGGGATCTGCACCTGTGTCTTGAGCAGGATTAGAAAACGATTGTTGTCGTGGTGGTGCatgtgattgagattgaggtcGAGCAAATCCCATAGATTGCGATTTGGGTACAGTCCCACTACCTTGTGGAGGGAGGAAATCGTCGTTGGGTCTGAATTGACCAGGACCAGATACTGCTcgttgttgctgctgctgttgctgttgttgatgaggtggtatagGTGGTGATGGCGAATAAGGTTGctgaggtggaggtggactACCTATCTGTCCAGGTGGTTGGGGTTGTTGACTCATCCTGTTATCCCTGTGATACGGTGCATTCCCTTCCTGTGGTCTTATGACATTACCATTAGGTACATGAGCCTGAGTTGAGTTTCGGTCAACGTTGAAAGAGTGTCTGGGTCGATTCTGTATCGTTTGCAGCAGGATGTGAGAGGTATGCCGAGTAGATTTAGtgaatggaagaaggttttgaGTTTGggcaagacgaagaagaaggttggcAACGTCAGCTCATAGATCAAGACATGGATATATGAAGGATCGATGATGGATCGATGTCACTCAGTTGGTATCTACACAACGATGACCtgcctttccctttatctTGTTCACCCCATCTACCTGTCGATCCGTGCCCACCATGCACCCCGAGAGCGTGTTCATCCATACTCTACACTTAAAACCGATCCACACAACAATCTTCATGATAGACGGTGacactcacatcctctttatccttttccttttcctttgctttctctttatctttcttcccacTCAATCCGAAGAATccacttctcctcttctccttgccCGTCCCAGAGGTTCCGCTCGATCCTCTGGTGGTGGTCCGTTCCACCTGCAACGGGGGCGACAGTCCAGATTGAGGCTGACCCCTGCCCCAGCTATCTTGAggatgctgctgctgctggaaCCTAAAGGAAGAAACGTCCGTACTGGCCGGTGATAGTTGGGGGGGTTCTAGAGGTGAGACTGTATGTGAATTGGATTTCCTTTTGAACATTGTATCCAGTCGTAAACCAAGTGAGAGCAACAAAGAGGTGGAATGATCAACGTGTATTTGGTGAACCGCACTGAGCGGGTGAGGGGTCGACCTGTATCAAAGGAGGCCGATGCTATGCTATTGAAAGAATGTTGTATGGCAATgtatgattgatcaaagggaTCCACCACGTTCCTCGCTCTGACGATGTGATGAAGGATGTCTCGGCTGAACgtgaggatgggatgatgtttCCACTTGATTCCAGTCGCAATCTTAATCCAATCTGGTTCCAAGCCAATCAGTGAGTTGAGCTATCAAGGATCTGTGTCTATATCTGTCGTATGAGGTTTGTAGTGTGTGGTATGTATCCCCCAGGGTTGATCTCGAGATCTCCTGTATGCATGTCCGTCATTCGATCTTCCTTTTATCATCGCCTCCGCCCGGATACAGTGCATGATTTCATAACATGTCCAAGGCACGGATCCCATCATTACGAGGCTGTGCTCTTCTTTCGTATTCTTTATTTCTCAAAGAATGAATGTGGCGCACTCCTCCGACATTTACATTTAACCTCATGATCAACTGATCTTCACTTCAATCTCGTGCAATCATCCAGTTTGGCTCGTAATGCAACCAAATCTACGAGATCTCACTCGTATTCACATTTTGATATGATTGTCCATCACGTTATGCGTTATGTATGATACTAACGTTAAATTCAGAAAAGGGGAAATACGTAATAACTAGGGAGAGTGACTGTGAGTTTCTGTCATGGGATCaaacatatcttccatttAGATGAGGAAAGCACCGGCGACGAGAGCCAAGACTGAAAGACCAGCGACAGGGCCCATGCTACCTATAGCAGGGAGAGCACcagaggatgatccagagGCAGAGGCGGAAGCAGCGTTGTTGGAACCAGTCTTGGAACCAGTGGCGGCAGCAGCGGAACCAGAAGATTTGTTTGATCCTGAAGCGGTGGCAGAGGCAGAGGCAGCTGATCCAGATGCTGAGCCGGAAGCggcagaagaagagttggatgAAGCGGTGGCGACGGCAGCGACACCATTACCGATAGTAGAGTATGTTACACAGTTGGAGGTGGCAGGAGTAGAGTAGGCAGTCTGAGGAGTGACGGTCTGACCTTGAGTCCACATACCGACTGAACCGGAGGCGTCGGTGTAGGTACCAGTGTATCGCTGTTggaaggtagaggtggatcCGTTGGATTGAGGGTAAAGACCTGGTGGGTAGGCTGAATCTCCATCACACTCAGTGAAAGAGTTGTCGGTGTAGTCACCGGGCATGACCCAGTTACAACCCATCTCGTCCAAGGTGTGTTGACACATCTCAGCGGCGGAGTAGGTGGAGTTCTCGGAGATACAGATTCGGAGACAGAATTCGTTGTATGACATGTAGCTGCAAGAGTCACCGACATTAGTGATGTTGAAGGAACAGGATGGGAATAAAGGATACTTACTTCATCCATTCCTCGTAGGATACATCTGAACCAGTGGCATTGGTGGTGACGTTACCACCGACGGGGTTACCGAGACCGGTAGCACCGTGAGGATCAAGTTCACCTCCTTCGTCACCAGATTGGATGTTAAGTTTGGTCAAGTCACCGAGGCTGGAAGTATCAGAGTCGCCAATGAGCAATGCTTCATTACTGTATATGGAAGGGCATACTCACCCTTGGATTTGCCAGTATAGAGGAGTCTTGACGAAGTGGACAGCAGTGAAAGTACCGTCAGGGATTTGCCTAGCGTTGTTTCGTGCCTCTGATCACACAGTTCGCAATGAGTCAGCGAATGCTTTGCAGCTTAATCCTGATCGACACTGTACTCACGGACACACCAAGCtacttcttcagcttcggtcTCACCAATGGCTGAGTTAGCTTCAGGCGGAGCGAAGAGACAGCTATAGTCATCGAAACGTCAGGACATGACAGAAGCACCGGATCGGATCGCAAAACTTACAAATCATCGATGGCATTCAAGGAGACGAGTCGAGCCATCGAAGTTGAGTTGACAGCGGTACCCAGAGTAGCTTGAGGAGGGTTGGTGCTTCCCATAGTTCCAGTAGCGGTAACTTGGGCTTTGGCCTATGTACACGTCACCAAACTAAGTGACAACACAATTGAGAATATATATCGAGTCAGTCACTTACAACACCGGCCATGAGAGCAGCAGCACCGACAGCGATAGGAGCGATCATTTTGGATTTGTTGATGGGGATCTGTTTCAAACGgatcaagagagaaagagttGGTAAGCTTTTTGCAAAAATTTATTGTCGAGTGGCAAGCAGTCTCTCTAAGATACAAACAGACAACTTTACGGTTGAAAGTGTGCAAGATGTAAAAGGGGACAAAGCGGCAAACTAGATTAAGAGGGGGTGTTCAGCGATGAGCTGGGCAGTAGAGGTGTCGTTCTATATTTATCACAATCTTGTGAAGATTGACTTTCTCCTTTCCCCGGAGGGGATGGTCGCAAACAAAGGAAGTGAGAGTGTGTGAGGTGGGATATGAACGATCGTCGTTGTTAAAGTAGGTTGATCGTCACATGTACCaagggaggaaaggggaCTTACAAGTTGAGGGTCGTTacttgaagagatgaaaggtaaAAGAAAATGAATGTATATGTATAAATATATCTGAGATACAGATGCGATGCGATGCAAGATGCAGTATGCAAATTaaaggatgaaagtgaggatggaaaagaaTTAAATCAACTGACTattggaaggatgaaagaggagtaGTGTAATCGAAACGACATGTACCGTAGTTATTTATGTAGGATGAcctttttttctctttcattgCATCTACGCGTCTGACCACCAAACAAAAAGCAAGCTCGGTTTGATGGGTTGTTAGGATGTTGGGTCGTAAGGGGCTGTGCCGTATGGGTTTTGCTAAAAATAACTACTTTGGCAAAACAATGCCTTGGCTGAAATGCCAGAAATAAAACCCCATCTCATTTCCATTACCCTGAAGCTGAACTGCGGGGTCGACGCAATACACGACTCGGTACGAACACATAAATGATTCCTTTGCTTTACTAAATTCACAAACCTCCTTTGCTACAGGTTAAGGGATCTCCCCTGCTTCTACAGGCTATGACGCTGCGAAGGATAACTATACATCCTGAATGGCCGTTAGATACGTAAACATCAAATAGTGAATCCCGGCGTACGCTGTAGTCGCGATGATCTGCGTGACAAAAAAAGTGTCTCTTATATGCATGAATGGGTCACCGCACCGTGTGTACCGTACATGGATACATAAATAGATCATCTTGAGTTATATCTGATCTCGACATACACCTACTCATTTACCGAGACCAAGGGCTGGAATCGAAAACGAAAAAGTAGCTCACATATGAAAACACCCTAATGCTCGGACCACCTCAAACCGACTGATTACCCTGCGTTTCAAGTGCAAAAGTGCAAATCACCGTACTGCGATCATTCCACATGCAGTGCGCTTAGTGGCATAAATGATATCATAGCATATTCAAAGTAAAATAACTGAATATCGCATGTCTCCCATCTGACAGTATCAGCGCATTTATTTAAGCTTGCCTTCTTCATACTTTTCTTCTGATTCTTTCCATGATAAAGCCCTAGCTCACATCAGCATGTCTAGATTAAACGTCCCATGCGCGAGACGATTTTTCATGTATGCTCAGCCTTCCGGATGTACAGTGCTTCATGTATAGTAAGCAGATGAATGCAACAGAGATATGCATTCAGGTTACAAGAACCTTAAACCTTCTACAGTAGGATGaaaatcatctcatcgaagTTCGGCCTCATTCTTACGGATCCTTGCAACAATTTACACTAGTTCGTAATACTAGGTTTGACGAAGAATCGATCGTTATCGAATGCACCTCTTTTAGCAGTGCTCATACTCGGGACTGGTTCCCAGTTATAGTACAGAGTGATATGTTGTTCCCCGTCGATCATCTCGGCGTTCGGAGGCTCCCTTGGACTTGAGCGTCCTAAGTATCCTGGTAAACCGGATCTCTCAAGAATCAATTGTCGTAATCTTCGAGTATCATGGGCCCCAGCGGCAGATTCATATATTTCGTCAATTCCAGCGCCAGGTCGGAAAGTGCAGGTCATCGTATCTCCATTATCCGAGATCCTCACATCCCACCCATTATCTTTTTCGATAAGGAATTGAAACGATCTTCCAAGCAGCGATAGATGCTCGTCGACGATGAGGTACTTTTTGTTGATCACGCTTGACTGGGTACTTACGACACCCGTAGTATCCTCTTCTGCTGTTTCGCAGATGGGTCTGCTCTGTCCGACTTGAGAGTTGCAAGGACCAGTATTCACTCTGTATACGAACGAGGGTGATGCACTTTTGATGTTGGACCCCTTAGGCTCAGAATCCCATGTTGCCACTTGCCTCGGTTGGTTCGAAAAGAATGTTTCTTCTGCTGGAGTGACTGTATCCCAGTCCAGAGAAGAATGATCGATGTTGTGCAATTGCGTTGTGCAGGGGCTTCGAGTAGAAACGGAAGACATATTGGATTAGGATTGAAGAGAAAAAGTAATCGGGTTGGGAGAAGTGGAGCATATTAACAACCCAAAGCAAGGCTTTTATAGCTTGTAGCTGAACTCTTTGCTAGGTATTTCCTTTCGAGTCAGCTCCTTTCACGATAATCACGACGGGGAAACGATATGCTTTCATATGTATGAAGAGTCGATGCGAGGACTGCGTCATTTCTTCAGTGACCTTTGATACCTTTTGCACAGCTTGTGTCTGGGCTGGCCAACAAGAAGCCGGGACATCTCTGATTTGGAAGGCCGCTTACGATAAAGGTGGCATATCCACAAGATCACCATACGACTGATGCGTTTTAGATCGAGCACGGAATGGTGGTGTAGCTCCTTTGTCCTGTCTTCGGTTGTAGCTCTATTGGCGAACATATTAAGAGTCGGGCACCGAGCAACACTTATACCTCTTTTGAGCTGAGATGCCGAACGGACTTCAAATATTGTAGTTTACATAGGAAGGGAGCGCTACTGTACATTTTGGCAGAAACTGGAtaaggggaagaaaggcgTATGCAAAGGCTTGCCGATTTTTCGCGTGAAGCGACACAAAATATCCATCGAACGCAAGCTTTATGTGGCAGAGATACATTGAATCATAGCCCTCGGTTGCGAACACAGTTCTTCAAGTCAAGCCAAATTACCTGCATGTAACTAACATCCAATCACTGTAAAGATGCTATCTTCCCAGAGCGCCCTGAGCGTAATAACGATCAGGACTAAAAGTTCCTGTTCTGGTATCATCATTACCCAGATCCCTCCAGATATAGTATAGACAACCTGATTCTACAGCATCAAAGTTGTCCATCGTAGGATGACTTTGCGGTTCAAGATTGGATCCATAGCCGGGCCAACCGGACCTTTCAAATACTAACTGTACGAGTGCCCGATTGGGATGAGTCTCGCAAGCAGATTCGATCAATTGGAATGTCCCGTTGTCTGATGAAGGGGTAAAAGTCATAGAATCTCCGGTGTTCGAGACAGataccttccatccttcattAGGTTTGACGACAAATTCACTAATCCTGTGAACTCCTGCACTCTGCACCTTCACGAAAGACTCATCGACGATGGAGTGTTGCTTGAGCCCCATACCGCCTCTAGTCTCCAAACTCTGAATATTTGAATGGGTCGGTACTAATTCGTTTCCATCCGTGATAGAGCCTTGGCTGGCGATGCCTTGTGTTCGACCACGATAGATATAGGCTGACCCAACGCGTGTGCTCACGTGGTTGCCTGATGGAGCTGTATAAAATCGCAGTTGTGTCCTCCGATCATTTGAGAAAAACTTGGCTTCAGCTGGAGAGACCGTCAACCAATCGAATGGTGGATTGTCAGTCGTGAACACAATGTCGGAAGATGGTGTAGAGTCGGTCAAGGACATTACGTGGAGTTGGTTGTCTTGTAAAttattcaaggtgagtgttATTCAAGACAGCTCTGAATGTATGAACGCAAAGCTATGAATGTAGGCGAAGGCTGATGGGGCTTTGAAAACCTGTACTTAATAAGTTGGTGAAGTGGTGCATCTTGTGAGAATGCACAGTGGCATCGATGCtagaaaggaaagatcagtCTGAACTCCAAATCGTCAAAGGTGCGAAAGCTCTCTCGAGAGCCGACTGCCTTGCAAATAACGAAAGCATAAAGGATCCGGCTCTCTCCTTTGTACCTCTGGAGAAAATTTTCGTAGGGTAAGTACGTCATGGTCAATAAAACAAAAGAGAGAGCATCAGAATTATTGAGTCCAGACCATCACAGTGCCGTCCTGTGATGTCAAAGTAGCTGTGGCGAGTGGTGTAGAGGTATTCCTGCTTTCTCGACATCGCGCCATGTATGCTATGCATTCTGAATGTACCTCACCATCAGGATCGTCGCCACTGAGAGTTGACAGCGTAGACGATACACGCACTGTATCGATAAGTCAAATGCAGCATCACTGGAGCCACAGATAGTTAAAAGGCGTGAGAGATCAGCAACTGTCAGAGGCATCTCAATTGATTGCGTGCGGAGATGATTATCTATTTGAAACGACTTCATTGGTGGTATTCGCAACATGCAATCTGCGAGAGCAATGTTTCCGGAGAGAAAGGTTTGGCTCTCAAAGGACAATCATGTTTGGGAGTCATACGTCGAAGACCTTACTTCTGAATCATACCATACCCTTGCGTGGACAGCATGTATCATCAGTACATCGACGCGAGAAAGGGGGAAAGGTAGTCCCAATGTCACACGTCTGACGGTGTGACTGGATTTAGTGTAATCCGTAACTCCAGCGTACCCGACCGTCCATGTCCATGCAAATTCCACTGATGTCCCATTCCATAAAATCCAAAAAAGCTGCTCTGCCACAAAGATGAATCGTATTTTATCATACACTCCATGCATCAAATCCCTAACAACCTATAGAGGACTAAGATGAACCATTTATGCCTTCAAAGCGTATTCTACGAGCAGACAAAAATAGCATGTCAGCACAGGAAGTTATCCTGGTAGACGGAATTACTCACTTCGTTGAGGGAAGTGGATGTTCTTCTTGTGTTGTTTCTCAGTGATGGCGTTGGCTTCCTTGTGGGTGAGTCTTCGTCGGATAGCTCGGGTCTTCTTGTATCTGAGATCAAGGGGGAGGTCTGTGTGGTTTGACATAAGAGTACGGTTGGGATGGGTAAGAGTTACAAATTAGATAAACGATGTGGACAAGACAGCGGTACTTGATCAGCATGCTACTCCTCCTTATTCCTTATCATGCCCTTCTAGACAGACTCCACTCACACTTGGACTTCTTGTAGAATTCCCTAAGGTTATCTCTTTGTTTGTGGTTGATGACGGTAAGAACTCGAGCGATGGACTTTCGGACGGTGTTGCTGTGGATTGAACAAGAAATCAGCACCCGCTCTTCTCCACATTGTTCTCCTGGTCGTGACccctttcatcccttccattccGATCCTATCTTAACCACATTTGACTTCAGGTTTCCATATGATAATTGCGCAATGACAACATCATAACCAATGTCTTCCTATTCCTAATCCACCAGTCTCCGTCCTACATGACCGTGTCCATTCTTCCAAGTTCACTGCCaatcacctcttcctttgATTCCTATCCGTAATGAACCAAACACTAAAACAATACCCACATCTTGGTCAATTTGGAAGCGGAACCACCAGCGATCTTTTGGACTCTCAAAGAGGCAAGTTCAGTCTTGAGCTCGTTAAGTTGAGTCAAGAGATCTTGTTTGCTCCTATTTCAGAAACACCATCAGCATTCCCtcgtctttctcctttccttctgaTGATATTCCTACGCACTTGGATTGGAGCTCGAAGGCCCTgatcttggaagaagaggaagccATTTTGATGAACTGCGATGA
This window harbors:
- a CDS encoding 60S ribosomal protein uL29 is translated as MASSSSKIRAFELQSKSKQDLLTQLNELKTELASLRVQKIAGGSASKLTKINTVRKSIARVLTVINHKQRDNLREFYKKSKYLPLDLRYKKTRAIRRRLTHKEANAITEKQHKKNIHFPQRKYALKA